Proteins from one Planctomyces sp. SH-PL62 genomic window:
- a CDS encoding complex I 24 kDa subunit family protein, with the protein MAAEAPPRPPQRIALLTEPLREKIRSLFPRYPSKRAVTLPALHLVHEHLRCVPLQAMTEIAELLEIAPAEVHDTMSFYGFFPQAPIGDVRVWVCRSLSCMLRGGDELLGHACERLGIHPGETTPDGKLTVEFAECLGICDHAPAALADDGRVYGPLDEAGVDAMLDELKKGRRDEPPRA; encoded by the coding sequence ATGGCAGCCGAAGCCCCGCCCCGCCCGCCGCAGCGGATCGCGCTCCTCACGGAGCCGCTCCGGGAGAAGATCCGTTCCCTCTTCCCGCGCTACCCGAGCAAGCGGGCCGTGACCCTGCCGGCGCTGCACCTGGTGCATGAACACCTGCGTTGCGTCCCCTTGCAGGCGATGACCGAGATCGCCGAGCTGCTGGAGATCGCGCCGGCCGAAGTCCACGACACGATGAGCTTCTACGGCTTCTTCCCGCAGGCGCCGATCGGCGACGTCCGGGTCTGGGTCTGCCGTTCGCTCTCGTGCATGCTTCGAGGGGGCGACGAGCTGCTGGGCCACGCCTGCGAGCGGCTGGGGATCCACCCCGGCGAGACCACCCCCGACGGCAAGCTCACCGTCGAGTTCGCCGAATGCCTGGGGATCTGCGACCACGCCCCCGCGGCCCTGGCGGACGACGGCCGGGTCTACGGCCCGCTCGACGAGGCGGGGGTCGACGCGATGCTCGACGAGTTGAAGAAGGGGCGGCGCGACGAACCGCCCCGTGCGTGA
- the nuoD gene encoding NADH dehydrogenase (quinone) subunit D, producing MPVHLLDEPELESEARQATWTLNFGPQHPATHTTLRLILELEGERIVKATPDIGYLHSGFEKLGEHLNYNQYVTIVDRKNYISPPMNEVAWHHAVETLLGLELTPRCQYIRVIIGELARISDHLLCTGAAALDLGAFTAFLFAFNLREQIYDVYEEMSGYRFHPGYTRVGGVLYDFNDRVLDRVRKVLHSFPKVFSDMRKLLFRNRIFLDRMRGVGTLSKADAIAYSCSGPIARASGVHCDLRKDAPYLAYPDFDFEVPYCEEGDCWARFMVRMEEMQQSVRIIEQAMAKLPSGPVNLPIADKLNLPDKATTYNSMEGLIQHFELVMPNRGFETPVEEVYAAVEGPNGELGYYLVADGTEFAWRARTRPPSFIHFSVFPHIIKNHMLADVVAVLGSLSIIAAELDR from the coding sequence ATGCCGGTCCACTTGCTCGACGAGCCCGAACTGGAATCCGAGGCCAGGCAGGCGACCTGGACTTTGAACTTCGGCCCCCAGCACCCGGCCACGCACACGACGCTGCGGCTGATCCTGGAGCTCGAGGGTGAGCGGATCGTCAAGGCGACCCCCGACATCGGCTACCTGCACTCGGGCTTCGAGAAGCTCGGCGAGCACCTGAACTACAACCAGTACGTCACGATCGTCGACCGCAAGAACTACATCAGCCCGCCGATGAACGAGGTGGCCTGGCACCACGCGGTCGAGACCCTGCTGGGCCTCGAGCTGACCCCGCGCTGCCAGTACATCCGGGTGATCATCGGCGAGCTGGCGCGGATCTCCGACCACCTCCTCTGCACCGGGGCCGCGGCGCTCGACCTGGGGGCGTTCACGGCGTTCCTGTTCGCGTTCAACCTCCGCGAGCAGATCTACGACGTGTACGAGGAGATGTCGGGCTACCGGTTCCATCCCGGCTACACCCGCGTCGGCGGCGTCCTGTACGACTTCAACGATCGCGTCCTCGACCGCGTCCGGAAGGTGCTGCACTCCTTCCCGAAGGTCTTCTCGGACATGAGGAAGCTCCTGTTCCGCAACCGGATCTTCCTGGACCGGATGCGGGGGGTGGGGACGCTCAGCAAGGCCGACGCGATCGCCTACTCCTGCTCCGGCCCGATCGCCCGGGCCAGCGGCGTCCACTGCGACCTCCGCAAGGACGCCCCGTACCTGGCGTATCCGGACTTCGACTTCGAGGTCCCGTACTGCGAGGAAGGGGACTGCTGGGCCCGGTTCATGGTCCGCATGGAGGAGATGCAGCAGAGCGTCCGGATCATCGAGCAGGCGATGGCCAAGCTCCCGTCGGGGCCGGTCAACCTGCCGATCGCCGACAAGCTCAACCTGCCGGACAAGGCGACGACCTACAACAGCATGGAAGGGCTGATCCAGCACTTCGAGCTGGTGATGCCCAACCGTGGGTTCGAGACGCCGGTGGAAGAGGTCTACGCGGCCGTCGAAGGCCCCAACGGCGAGCTGGGATACTACCTGGTGGCCGACGGGACGGAGTTCGCCTGGCGGGCCCGCACCCGTCCCCCCTCGTTCATCCATTTCTCGGTCTTCCCGCACATCATCAAGAACCACATGCTCGCCGACGTGGTGGCCGTGCTGGGGAGCCTGAGCATCATCGCCGCCGAGCTCGACCGCTGA
- a CDS encoding NADH-quinone oxidoreductase subunit C, giving the protein MSTVEAAPAGASETILATLSAHLGEEAFCVSRFRDNIRIFVAKERLIEVLTALKDRCGCNYLSELGGADYLGYPGRVGSRFEVHYVLRNLDAGGFVVVKAGVDDPDPTLPSAFPLWKGADWLEREVFDMYGIRFEGHPDLRRILMPDEFAAYPLRKDYPLRGRGERHNFPRLTREES; this is encoded by the coding sequence ATGAGCACCGTCGAAGCCGCCCCCGCCGGCGCGAGCGAGACGATCCTGGCGACCCTCTCCGCCCACCTCGGCGAGGAAGCGTTCTGCGTCTCCCGGTTCCGCGACAACATCCGGATCTTCGTCGCCAAGGAGCGGCTGATCGAGGTGTTGACCGCCCTCAAGGATCGTTGCGGCTGCAACTACCTGTCCGAGCTGGGAGGGGCCGACTATCTCGGCTACCCCGGCCGCGTCGGCAGCCGTTTCGAGGTCCACTACGTCCTTCGCAACCTCGACGCCGGCGGCTTCGTGGTCGTCAAGGCGGGGGTCGACGACCCCGATCCCACGCTCCCTTCGGCCTTTCCCCTCTGGAAAGGGGCCGACTGGCTGGAGCGCGAGGTCTTCGACATGTACGGCATCCGATTCGAAGGCCACCCCGACCTTCGGCGGATCCTCATGCCCGACGAATTCGCGGCTTACCCGCTCCGCAAGGACTACCCCCTGCGAGGCCGAGGCGAGCGCCACAACTTCCCCCGGCTGACCCGGGAAGAGTCCTGA
- a CDS encoding NADH-quinone oxidoreductase subunit B, whose protein sequence is MDSVVSWCRKYSLWPMPFATACCGIELMAVGASRFDIARFGAEVMRFSPRQCDLMIVAGRVAMKMMPVLQRIWLQMPEPKWCISMGACASTGGIFDTYAVVQGVDRFIPVDVYIPGCPPRPEQILRALMDIQGKVQKGGTTFGNEGLPELRARERYILAQREAEPGAGIAAERGDEDRFGYRLPGGPSQLGLEETR, encoded by the coding sequence ATGGACTCGGTCGTGAGCTGGTGCCGCAAGTACAGCCTCTGGCCGATGCCGTTCGCCACCGCCTGCTGCGGCATCGAGCTGATGGCCGTCGGCGCCAGCCGATTCGACATCGCCCGATTCGGGGCCGAGGTCATGCGGTTCAGCCCCCGCCAGTGCGACCTGATGATCGTCGCCGGCCGCGTGGCCATGAAGATGATGCCCGTCCTGCAGCGGATCTGGCTCCAGATGCCCGAGCCCAAGTGGTGCATCAGCATGGGCGCCTGCGCCAGCACCGGCGGGATCTTCGACACCTACGCCGTGGTCCAGGGGGTCGACCGCTTCATCCCGGTCGACGTCTACATCCCCGGCTGTCCCCCGCGCCCCGAGCAGATCCTCCGGGCCCTGATGGACATCCAGGGGAAGGTGCAGAAGGGGGGGACGACCTTCGGCAACGAGGGCCTTCCCGAGCTTCGCGCCCGCGAGCGTTACATCCTGGCCCAGCGCGAGGCCGAGCCCGGCGCCGGCATCGCCGCCGAGCGCGGCGACGAGGACCGCTTCGGTTACCGACTCCCCGGCGGGCCGTCGCAGCTCGGCCTGGAGGAGACCCGATGA
- a CDS encoding NADH-quinone oxidoreductase subunit A, with protein MSTDFTPIFLFLAIAVGTGLSMLVLSALLGPRKETRVKQMPYESGMDPIGDARQRFDVRFYLVAIAFLLFDVELLYLYPWAVAQWSAEPALAASAAAVAGTTVAAGVPPLFRALVFCEIMVFVAILTAAFAYAWKKGVFEWR; from the coding sequence ATGAGCACCGACTTCACGCCGATCTTCCTGTTCCTGGCGATCGCCGTCGGCACTGGGTTGAGCATGCTGGTGCTCAGCGCGTTGCTGGGGCCTCGCAAGGAGACGCGGGTCAAGCAGATGCCGTACGAATCGGGCATGGACCCGATCGGCGACGCCCGCCAGCGATTCGACGTCCGCTTCTATCTCGTCGCGATCGCGTTCCTGCTGTTCGACGTCGAGCTGCTGTATCTGTACCCCTGGGCCGTCGCCCAGTGGAGCGCCGAGCCGGCCCTGGCGGCGTCCGCCGCCGCGGTGGCGGGGACGACGGTCGCGGCCGGGGTGCCACCGCTGTTCCGGGCCCTGGTGTTCTGCGAGATCATGGTGTTCGTGGCGATCCTGACGGCGGCCTTCGCCTACGCGTGGAAGAAGGGGGTCTTCGAATGGCGATGA
- the proB gene encoding glutamate 5-kinase, which yields MVDEAAAIPSPTPSTPPVRDLVRDEVVLSAQTWVVKVGTSVLAGRDGRLDLDRIDHLAEQICKILDTGRKVALVSSGAVGAGIGRLGLKGRPDNLRQLQAAAAIGQSYLMRCYDEGMRRRGRNAAQVLLTHEDFDGRARYLNMRNTLHALFEWNAVPIINENDTISVDEIKFGDNDRLAAMVANLIQAQLLVILSVVDGLYLTDPAKPGPAEVVSCVPQIGDEVMALACGGRSALGTGGMQSKLASARLVTQAGGSVVIASGTRPEPLTRILAGEEVGTLFLAHGSNHPARKRWIGLTARPRGRIVVDAGARKALETGMRSLLAIGVVEVVGEFEKGDVVAVCDPEGCEFARGLSNYDAKDARAVQGRHSLEARALLGPSIYDEVVHRDNLLLIL from the coding sequence ATGGTCGACGAAGCCGCCGCGATCCCGTCCCCGACGCCGAGCACGCCGCCGGTCCGCGACCTGGTGCGCGACGAGGTGGTCCTGTCGGCCCAGACCTGGGTGGTCAAGGTGGGGACGAGCGTCCTGGCGGGGCGAGACGGGCGCCTCGACCTGGACCGGATCGACCACCTGGCCGAGCAGATCTGCAAGATCCTCGACACCGGACGGAAGGTCGCCCTGGTCAGCTCGGGAGCCGTCGGCGCGGGGATCGGCCGGCTGGGGCTCAAGGGGAGGCCGGACAACCTCCGCCAGCTCCAGGCCGCCGCCGCCATCGGCCAGTCCTACCTCATGCGTTGCTACGACGAGGGGATGCGTCGGCGGGGGCGCAACGCCGCCCAGGTCCTCCTCACGCACGAGGACTTCGACGGCCGGGCGCGCTATCTGAACATGCGGAACACGCTCCACGCCCTCTTCGAATGGAACGCGGTCCCGATCATCAACGAGAACGACACGATCAGCGTGGACGAGATCAAGTTCGGCGACAACGACCGCCTCGCCGCGATGGTCGCCAACCTGATCCAGGCCCAGCTCCTCGTCATCCTGAGCGTGGTCGACGGCCTTTACCTGACCGATCCCGCCAAGCCGGGCCCGGCCGAGGTCGTCTCGTGCGTCCCCCAGATCGGCGACGAGGTCATGGCCCTCGCCTGCGGGGGCCGCAGCGCCCTGGGGACCGGCGGGATGCAGAGCAAGCTGGCGTCCGCCAGGCTCGTCACCCAGGCCGGCGGCTCGGTCGTCATCGCGTCCGGGACCCGCCCCGAGCCCCTGACCCGAATCCTGGCCGGCGAGGAGGTCGGCACGCTGTTCCTCGCGCACGGCAGCAACCACCCCGCCCGCAAGCGCTGGATCGGCCTGACGGCGCGGCCCCGAGGCCGGATCGTCGTCGACGCCGGCGCCCGCAAGGCGCTGGAGACCGGGATGCGAAGCCTGCTGGCGATCGGCGTCGTCGAGGTCGTCGGCGAGTTCGAGAAGGGGGACGTGGTCGCGGTCTGCGACCCGGAAGGCTGCGAGTTCGCCCGCGGCCTCTCGAACTACGACGCCAAGGACGCCCGCGCCGTCCAGGGCCGACACTCGCTCGAGGCTCGGGCCTTGCTCGGCCCGTCGATCTATGACGAAGTCGTCCACCGCGACAACCTGCTGCTGATCCTCTGA
- a CDS encoding amidophosphoribosyltransferase, which yields MGELHHECGVAAVFHAPGAAASPLCPIPGDVNSVARLVPRMLLDMQNRGQLAAGMASFRPDRNALIRVHKELGTVAEAFRLNHKSEFESIMTGVDGPIAIGHVRYATCGGDDRYNAQPFERDHGRRTKWFAFAFNGQLANYKTLKEELLSKGDYHLKRDTDTEIIMHALAYELQNEDVDPDWVGIFRRLSEWFDGAYNIVLITAHGELVVARDPLGFRPLCIAENGPLFAVASESSPLANLGFQKIHSLEPGTIAIANASGLRIERYAPSPRQAHCFFEWIYFANVASTLDDRSVYLSRAGLGKEMARLETVPLDEGTIVVPVPDTAKAAADAMAFALGLPSVEGLMRNRYVGRTFIEGTADRAAKARLKYTPLPEVLAGKRVLLVEDSIVRSTTMRALVHEIRDRGRAREIHLRVACPPIIAPCYYGIDMSTRNELFATKYAEFDGERYIVSEEAQAEMARELGADSLRYLPVDSIARSVSLAPDRLCRACITGDYPTETGRDLYQIECNPDAAGASARKRAYETAVATS from the coding sequence ATGGGTGAGCTTCACCATGAGTGCGGCGTTGCGGCGGTGTTTCATGCTCCGGGAGCGGCCGCCTCGCCGCTGTGCCCCATTCCCGGCGACGTCAACAGCGTCGCCCGGCTGGTGCCGAGGATGCTCCTGGACATGCAGAACCGCGGCCAGCTCGCCGCCGGAATGGCCAGCTTCCGGCCCGACCGGAACGCCCTGATCCGGGTCCACAAGGAACTGGGTACGGTGGCCGAGGCCTTCCGCCTCAATCACAAGTCCGAATTCGAATCGATCATGACCGGCGTCGACGGCCCGATCGCCATCGGCCACGTCCGCTACGCCACCTGCGGCGGCGACGACCGGTACAACGCCCAGCCGTTCGAGCGCGACCACGGCCGCCGGACCAAGTGGTTCGCCTTCGCCTTCAACGGCCAGCTCGCCAACTACAAGACGCTGAAGGAAGAGCTGCTCTCCAAGGGGGACTACCACCTCAAGCGGGACACCGACACCGAAATCATCATGCACGCCCTGGCCTACGAGCTGCAGAACGAGGACGTCGACCCCGACTGGGTCGGCATCTTCCGGAGGCTCTCGGAATGGTTCGACGGGGCGTACAACATCGTCCTGATCACCGCCCACGGCGAGCTGGTCGTCGCCCGCGACCCGCTGGGGTTCCGCCCCCTCTGCATCGCCGAGAACGGCCCCCTGTTCGCCGTCGCCAGCGAGAGTTCCCCGCTGGCCAACCTGGGATTTCAGAAGATCCACTCGCTGGAGCCCGGCACGATCGCCATCGCCAACGCGTCCGGCCTCCGGATCGAGCGCTACGCCCCCTCGCCCCGCCAGGCGCACTGCTTCTTCGAGTGGATCTACTTCGCCAACGTCGCCAGCACGCTCGACGACCGCTCGGTCTACCTCAGCCGGGCCGGCCTGGGCAAGGAGATGGCGCGGCTGGAGACGGTTCCGCTCGACGAGGGGACCATCGTGGTCCCGGTCCCCGACACCGCCAAGGCCGCGGCCGACGCGATGGCCTTCGCTCTGGGGCTCCCCTCGGTCGAGGGCCTGATGCGCAACCGCTACGTCGGCCGGACGTTCATCGAGGGGACGGCCGACCGCGCCGCCAAGGCCCGCCTCAAGTACACCCCCCTGCCCGAGGTCCTCGCCGGCAAGCGGGTCCTGCTGGTCGAGGACAGCATCGTCCGCTCCACGACGATGCGGGCCCTGGTCCACGAGATCCGCGACCGCGGCCGCGCCCGCGAAATCCACCTCCGCGTCGCCTGCCCGCCGATCATCGCGCCGTGTTATTACGGCATCGACATGTCCACGCGGAACGAGCTGTTCGCCACCAAGTACGCCGAGTTCGACGGCGAACGCTACATCGTCTCCGAGGAGGCGCAGGCCGAGATGGCCCGCGAACTCGGGGCCGACAGCCTCCGCTATCTCCCCGTCGACTCGATCGCCCGCTCGGTCAGCCTGGCCCCGGACCGCCTCTGCCGCGCCTGCATCACCGGCGATTATCCCACCGAGACTGGCCGCGACCTCTACCAGATCGAATGCAACCCGGACGCCGCCGGCGCCTCCGCCCGCAAGCGGGCCTACGAGACGGCCGTCGCGACCTCCTGA
- the trmB gene encoding tRNA (guanosine(46)-N7)-methyltransferase TrmB codes for MTRPRADLDVSSVLLDPQGFPGDEPLRWAELFGDDRPVVLEIGSGKGLFLANAASKRPDHGFFGIEIAKKYARLAAERVVKAGLTNVRMWPGDAGALMARRTLAASLSEVHVYFPDPWWKKRHKKRRVFNETLLGSIARALRPQGELHVATDVEEYFGVIRELVAGDARFVEIDPPPLGEPESDSDYLTNFERKYRIEGRPVYRSSYRLA; via the coding sequence ATGACACGCCCTCGCGCCGATCTCGACGTCTCTTCCGTGCTCCTCGACCCCCAGGGCTTCCCCGGCGACGAGCCGTTGCGCTGGGCCGAACTCTTCGGCGACGACCGCCCCGTCGTGCTGGAGATCGGCTCGGGGAAGGGACTCTTCCTGGCGAACGCGGCGTCGAAGCGCCCCGACCACGGCTTCTTCGGGATCGAGATCGCCAAGAAGTACGCCCGGCTCGCCGCCGAGCGGGTCGTGAAGGCGGGCCTGACCAACGTCCGCATGTGGCCCGGAGACGCCGGCGCCCTGATGGCGCGGCGGACCCTCGCCGCGAGCCTGAGCGAGGTCCACGTCTACTTCCCGGACCCCTGGTGGAAGAAGCGGCACAAGAAGCGCCGGGTCTTCAACGAGACTCTCCTCGGCTCGATCGCCAGGGCCCTCCGGCCCCAGGGCGAGCTGCACGTCGCGACCGACGTGGAGGAGTACTTCGGCGTGATCCGCGAACTGGTGGCGGGCGACGCCCGGTTCGTGGAGATCGACCCCCCGCCGCTCGGCGAGCCCGAGAGCGACAGCGACTACCTCACCAACTTCGAGCGCAAGTATCGCATCGAGGGGCGGCCGGTCTATCGGTCGAGCTACCGCCTGGCGTGA
- a CDS encoding 3-hydroxyacyl-ACP dehydratase FabZ family protein, giving the protein MPPAPLLDPESIDTAKVLLDRDQLREVNPQRFEMEQLTAIVLIDEAEKLIVGYKDVLPDEFWVRGHMPGYPLLPGVLMCEAAAQLASCYCVSTHLIKEGFVGFGGMEDVRFRGQVRPGDRLLLIGKATRLHRRQTIFDVQGFVGGNMVFHGRMIGVNMSQQDSAS; this is encoded by the coding sequence ATGCCTCCCGCGCCCCTGCTCGACCCTGAATCGATCGACACCGCGAAGGTCCTGCTCGACAGGGACCAACTACGCGAGGTCAACCCCCAGCGGTTCGAGATGGAGCAGCTCACGGCGATCGTGCTCATCGACGAGGCGGAAAAGCTGATCGTCGGCTATAAAGACGTCCTGCCCGACGAGTTCTGGGTCCGCGGCCACATGCCCGGCTATCCGCTCCTCCCCGGCGTGCTGATGTGCGAGGCTGCTGCGCAGCTCGCGAGCTGCTATTGCGTGAGCACCCACCTGATCAAGGAAGGTTTCGTCGGCTTCGGCGGGATGGAAGACGTCCGATTTCGAGGGCAGGTGCGGCCTGGAGACCGCCTGCTCCTCATCGGCAAGGCGACCCGCCTGCACCGCCGCCAGACCATCTTCGACGTCCAGGGTTTCGTGGGGGGCAACATGGTCTTCCACGGCCGGATGATCGGAGTCAACATGTCGCAGCAAGACTCCGCGAGCTGA
- a CDS encoding sugar phosphate isomerase/epimerase family protein, whose product MVKVVRRVLGTMVVYGYPRAPFAAELDLAAWIGAEVLEILPLWKVEPDPTLLRDQVADRGLTLHSAHGCWGGQSIRADRVDLGSPEPSVHEASVDDLRRCLDWLAAAGGRTLVVHPGGLSDEADREPRRDALARGLSALADHARGTGLVVAVENMPPGVHPGSRMGDLARLVRELSRVELGLTLDVAHAHLSADAVGETLAAADLLTTTHVHDNDGGKDSHHPPGHGTIDWPSWFSALDAIGYRGPIVLECIRRIREDRSQYRPEVLAPFVRPAPR is encoded by the coding sequence ATGGTGAAAGTGGTCCGTCGCGTGCTGGGGACGATGGTCGTTTACGGCTACCCGAGAGCCCCATTCGCCGCCGAACTCGACCTCGCCGCCTGGATCGGCGCCGAGGTCCTGGAGATCCTCCCGCTCTGGAAGGTCGAGCCCGACCCGACGCTCCTCCGCGACCAGGTCGCGGATCGCGGTCTCACGCTCCACAGCGCCCATGGATGCTGGGGAGGCCAGTCGATCCGGGCCGATCGGGTCGACCTGGGCTCGCCGGAGCCGAGCGTCCATGAGGCGTCCGTCGACGACCTCAGGCGCTGTCTCGACTGGCTGGCCGCCGCCGGGGGCCGGACGCTGGTGGTCCATCCCGGCGGGCTCTCCGACGAGGCCGACCGCGAGCCCCGCCGCGACGCCCTCGCCCGCGGGCTCTCCGCGCTGGCCGACCACGCGAGGGGGACGGGCCTGGTCGTCGCCGTCGAGAACATGCCGCCGGGGGTCCATCCCGGAAGCCGCATGGGGGATCTCGCCCGGCTCGTCCGCGAGCTGTCCCGCGTCGAGCTGGGCCTGACCCTCGACGTGGCCCACGCCCATCTTTCGGCCGACGCCGTCGGCGAGACTCTGGCCGCCGCCGACCTCCTGACGACCACCCACGTCCATGACAACGACGGCGGCAAGGACTCCCATCATCCCCCCGGTCACGGCACGATCGACTGGCCCTCCTGGTTCAGCGCCCTCGACGCGATCGGCTACCGGGGCCCGATCGTCCTGGAGTGCATCCGGCGAATCCGCGAGGACCGCTCGCAGTATCGACCCGAAGTCCTCGCGCCGTTCGTCCGCCCCGCGCCCCGGTAA
- a CDS encoding thiamine pyrophosphate-binding protein, giving the protein MTPKLNRRQAMGTAAVAAGAVAAATQTPEASAAGRVELGRQAHRDGVRGRMTGAQAAAAAIRCQGVPCVFGIPGAQNNELWDAFKAYEVPYMLVAHEASASVMADAAARATGVPGAFSVVPGPGLTNCLTGLGEALYDGIPLVAIITDIDRSADAPIGQVHGLANEALLRPVVKAHFVVRHQAEIPGTIFHAFRLSQAGEPGPVGVVIPYPFFSEVWDYDQAPPPPMPSPFDEAAYRRIVGHLQDRKKRIGIYAGLGCVDAGPSLTAVAEMLQAPVATSVSGKGVIADAHPLAVGWGYGKQGTRAAEKAFKDVDLVLAVGVRYSEVSTANYALPKIDVVHVDVNPQNLGKNMATSHCLASDSRVFLDRLLGDAAAVRRPPDPALWGKIDRLRKVDRCVARTQQITQCVDPMFFLSQMRCVLGPEELVFVDVTASTHWASEAVEVQGTRRYFTPADNQSMGWAIPASIGAQRVRPDRRVVCVTGDGCFLMSAMEMSTAARMGLPVKFFVFDDGAYHYMQMLQEPLYRRTTATEIARIDYAAFAAAVGVGYNQIATNADVVPGIQRAFGLAGPTLTHVLVSYDGREIRWLNALRAKYIGDMPNREKVRLAARVGVRAVTPRDDND; this is encoded by the coding sequence ATGACGCCGAAGCTCAACCGTCGCCAGGCGATGGGGACTGCGGCCGTGGCGGCGGGGGCGGTCGCGGCCGCGACCCAGACGCCCGAAGCCTCCGCGGCCGGCCGCGTGGAGCTGGGCCGCCAGGCCCATCGCGACGGCGTCCGGGGCCGCATGACCGGCGCCCAGGCGGCCGCCGCCGCCATCCGATGCCAGGGCGTCCCCTGCGTCTTCGGCATCCCCGGCGCGCAGAACAACGAGCTTTGGGACGCCTTCAAGGCCTATGAAGTCCCGTACATGCTGGTCGCGCATGAGGCGTCCGCCAGCGTCATGGCCGACGCCGCGGCCCGCGCCACCGGGGTCCCCGGCGCCTTCTCGGTCGTGCCCGGCCCCGGCCTCACGAACTGCCTGACGGGGCTCGGCGAGGCCCTTTACGACGGAATCCCGCTGGTGGCGATCATCACCGACATCGACCGCTCGGCCGACGCCCCCATCGGGCAGGTCCACGGCCTGGCGAACGAGGCCCTGCTGCGGCCGGTGGTGAAGGCCCATTTCGTCGTCCGCCACCAGGCCGAGATCCCCGGGACGATCTTCCACGCCTTCCGGCTCTCCCAGGCGGGCGAGCCCGGCCCGGTCGGCGTCGTGATCCCCTACCCCTTCTTCAGCGAGGTCTGGGACTACGACCAGGCCCCCCCTCCCCCGATGCCGTCGCCGTTCGACGAGGCGGCGTATCGGCGGATCGTCGGCCACCTTCAGGACAGGAAGAAGCGGATCGGGATCTACGCCGGGCTCGGCTGCGTGGACGCCGGGCCGTCGCTGACCGCCGTCGCCGAGATGCTCCAGGCGCCGGTGGCCACCTCGGTCAGCGGCAAGGGAGTCATCGCCGACGCCCACCCCCTGGCCGTGGGCTGGGGCTACGGCAAGCAAGGGACCCGCGCCGCCGAGAAGGCGTTCAAGGACGTGGACCTCGTCCTGGCCGTCGGCGTCCGCTACAGCGAGGTCTCGACGGCGAACTACGCCCTCCCCAAGATCGACGTCGTTCATGTGGACGTCAATCCCCAGAACCTGGGGAAGAACATGGCGACCAGCCACTGCCTGGCGTCGGACTCCCGCGTCTTCCTCGATCGGCTCCTGGGCGACGCCGCGGCCGTCCGGAGGCCCCCCGACCCGGCGCTCTGGGGCAAGATCGACAGGCTGCGGAAGGTCGACCGCTGCGTCGCCCGCACCCAGCAGATCACCCAGTGCGTCGACCCGATGTTCTTCCTCAGCCAGATGCGCTGCGTCCTCGGCCCCGAGGAACTGGTGTTCGTCGACGTCACCGCGTCGACCCATTGGGCCTCCGAGGCGGTCGAGGTCCAGGGGACTCGCCGGTACTTCACCCCGGCGGACAACCAGAGCATGGGCTGGGCGATCCCGGCGTCGATCGGCGCGCAGCGCGTCCGGCCGGACCGGCGGGTCGTCTGCGTCACCGGCGACGGCTGCTTCCTGATGTCGGCGATGGAGATGTCCACGGCCGCCCGGATGGGGCTGCCGGTGAAGTTCTTCGTCTTCGACGACGGCGCCTACCACTACATGCAGATGCTCCAGGAGCCGCTCTACCGCCGCACCACCGCGACCGAGATCGCGCGGATCGACTACGCGGCGTTCGCCGCCGCGGTCGGCGTCGGCTACAACCAGATCGCCACCAACGCCGACGTCGTCCCCGGCATCCAGCGTGCGTTCGGGCTGGCCGGGCCGACCCTAACCCACGTCCTCGTGAGCTACGACGGCCGCGAGATCCGCTGGCTGAACGCCCTCCGCGCCAAGTACATCGGCGACATGCCCAACCGCGAGAAGGTCCGCCTGGCCGCCCGCGTCGGCGTCCGGGCCGTCACCCCTCGCGACGACAACGACTGA